GCAAACAAGCAACTAGCAGCACAATAATATAGAGAGACGGCGGCTGCCAAGTTTATTGTGCAAATATAATTcagttttcttttctctttggCCGCCCTTTTTGTCCCTCGCCCTCCTTCGCTTGCAAATTAGCTGTGTGCAACGTGATAATGCCATTTCTGTGCATTTCGCCAGCTTACAAAGTGCGCTGAAAGAACTTTATTGTCTGCAAAAGTGTAGATTATATAATCATGCTAGTGCTGGGCCTCGGCAGAAGGGAGAATTGTTAGAGGCCTGCTGCAACCTAATGATAATCTTTATTTGAAAACCcgaaaaacaaacgaaagaACACTAGTATAATGCGGGGTATCATATCGATTCTCCGGAATTGGTAGAATacgattattttttaatttgcgtaACAAGTTAATCAGGTGGATATGTAtcgttttcttctttttaaatgtattcatGATCCTGaacaaaatttacattttcttgaGACAAGTAGGGAAGGTATTTATCCGGAATGTCTGTGCTTTTGAAGAATCAAATTTCAACTATGTAATCTGTAATGTTTGGATTTTACATGATGCTGCATCCCTTACGAAGGGTATTTCCATTTGGTGGAATCGAAATGTCTGTGTTGGTTGACGTTTCGCGGCACTCCCTTGCCTCAATTTGAATCGGGAATGAATCCTCCTGAATCTGGTTCTCTGGCTCCACTAGCCCCTCATGAAGTTCCGGCAACACGACTTGCTGGTCCACGTTGGGTGGGATCTCGTAGGACACTTCAGAGCGGCTATCACCATCTACGACCACGGACTTTATTTCCTTGTTACGATTCATGGAGAAAGGCGATACCATGTTCacttttaaaactgagagtcGGGCTCGTTTTGTGGGCGTTTCGAAGCCTGTCGATGTTGAGGATCCTTGGAATAGAGTCCGCTTTCTTCCATTCTGTTGTGCCGACAAAGCTGAACTGGTGCCAGCTTCAGGGGAATCTGGCTTAGGAGAAAACTCTAGTTTATTTGGAGACTTCACTGGCGAATTCTTGGGAGACTCGGTTGGTGAGTGGTTTGATGTCTTCATTGGCGTCTTCATTGTCTTTTTGACAATCTTTGGGAACACCGGGGAACTCGGTTGATTCGGGGTCCTCGGCGCTCTCTGAGTGGTCTTCTTTGGGGTGTTATATGCACGAATCGGCCTTCGACCCTTGATACCCGCGAATGTTAGTGGTA
This genomic stretch from Drosophila gunungcola strain Sukarami unplaced genomic scaffold, Dgunungcola_SK_2 000001F, whole genome shotgun sequence harbors:
- the LOC128261471 gene encoding uncharacterized protein LOC128261471, whose protein sequence is MKKIAKNSSTPEASSICTAQPAATSTPTNLIRRSPRLMSLRRDSTASGDSSLVSRIPLTFAGIKGRRPIRAYNTPKKTTQRAPRTPNQPSSPVFPKIVKKTMKTPMKTSNHSPTESPKNSPVKSPNKLEFSPKPDSPEAGTSSALSAQQNGRKRTLFQGSSTSTGFETPTKRARLSVLKVNMVSPFSMNRNKEIKSVVVDGDSRSEVSYEIPPNVDQQVVLPELHEGLVEPENQIQEDSFPIQIEARECRETSTNTDISIPPNGNTLRKGCSIM